The Mucilaginibacter terrenus genome has a segment encoding these proteins:
- the chrA gene encoding chromate efflux transporter produces MKGKKLLFIRDVALYTLTAFGGPQAHIAVLLREFVEKRRYVTEEELMELNALSQIMPGPSSTQTLVGIAWKVGGLRLAIITFLIWILPSAAIMCLAAISYKIFGDRAQFASILRIVQPMAVGIVGYATYTFARKFLRTKVTAMLAVGSLVSTLILQNPYAFPILILLGGIISSALETQKEENELRVRLYSNVNPNKVAYFIGILLFFAALGAIVNRTSPFSLPIRLFENFYRNGILIFGGGQVLVPLMYTEFVELKHYLSNSEFLTGYALQQALPGPTFAFTSFVGGISMGNKGYGIIGQVIGSLVAVIGINLPGLILILFIVPFWNDLKKITRIKNSLSGINAVAVGFMATAFILLVMPFKLNVLAYGSMVVTFLLLRYTRIKAPVIILIGIAAGILL; encoded by the coding sequence TTGAAGGGTAAAAAGCTTTTATTTATTAGGGATGTAGCCCTTTATACGCTAACTGCTTTTGGCGGACCGCAAGCGCATATTGCTGTCTTGCTGCGCGAGTTTGTAGAAAAACGACGCTACGTAACAGAGGAAGAGTTGATGGAACTGAATGCCTTGTCGCAAATTATGCCGGGCCCTTCATCTACCCAAACGCTTGTTGGTATTGCCTGGAAAGTAGGCGGGCTTAGGTTGGCCATTATTACGTTCCTGATATGGATATTGCCATCTGCCGCAATAATGTGTTTAGCCGCCATCAGCTACAAAATATTTGGCGACCGTGCACAATTTGCATCTATACTGCGCATAGTACAGCCCATGGCGGTTGGCATTGTAGGTTATGCTACCTACACCTTTGCCCGTAAGTTTTTGCGGACGAAAGTCACTGCTATGCTGGCGGTTGGTTCGCTTGTGTCTACCCTGATCCTGCAAAACCCGTATGCGTTCCCAATCCTGATCCTACTCGGTGGCATTATTTCATCAGCGCTGGAAACCCAAAAGGAAGAAAATGAGCTGAGGGTAAGGCTATACTCCAACGTAAACCCCAATAAAGTAGCTTATTTCATCGGTATATTGCTCTTTTTTGCTGCCCTTGGCGCTATCGTGAACCGTACGTCGCCGTTTAGTTTGCCTATCCGTTTGTTTGAAAACTTTTACCGTAACGGAATCCTGATTTTTGGTGGCGGGCAGGTGCTTGTACCCTTGATGTACACGGAATTTGTGGAGCTTAAACACTACCTCAGCAATTCAGAGTTCCTGACAGGTTATGCCTTGCAGCAGGCCCTGCCGGGGCCTACGTTTGCCTTCACCTCTTTTGTAGGCGGCATTAGCATGGGTAACAAGGGTTACGGAATAATTGGGCAGGTAATAGGTAGTTTAGTGGCAGTTATCGGCATCAATTTACCCGGGCTCATCCTGATCCTATTTATTGTGCCGTTCTGGAACGATTTGAAGAAGATTACAAGGATAAAGAATTCGCTGAGTGGAATTAACGCGGTAGCCGTGGGCTTTATGGCTACGGCTTTTATATTGCTGGTAATGCCATTTAAGCTGAATGTTTTAGCCTACGGATCAATGGTAGTTACGTTTTTACTACTGAGATATACCAGGATAAAAGCGCCGGTAATTATCTTGATAGGCATTGCAGCAGGGATACTATTGTAA
- the dnaB gene encoding replicative DNA helicase yields the protein MIFENDSTSNKPGTERRNRFNTPTPYAGLGKLPPQATDLEEAVLGALMLEKDALSSVIDVLKPEVFYKDNHQKIFNAIRILFEKTSPVDILTVTAQLRQQGELEMIGGAYYITELTNRVASAANIEYHSRIIIQKFIQRELIRISTEVINSAYEETSDVLDLLDKAEKNLFEIAQSNLRRDSRKMDDLVHEALKEIEALKDKKDGLTGVASGFTELDRMTSGWQKSDLVIIAARPAMGKTAFVLSCARNAAVDFDKPVVVFSLEMSSVQLVNRLISGETEIEQEKIRKGTLEEWEWQQIHSKVGRLEQAPLIIDDTPSLNIFEFRAKCRRLKSQHDIQLIIIDYLQLMQGKADGKGGGNREQEIGSISRALKTVAKELNVPVIALSQLSRAVENRPGGSKRPMLSDLRESGSIEQDADMVLFLYRPEYYGLDVDEDNNPTQGVGEVIIAKHRNGETGRVRLKFVGKYVKFTDLETNMDGFPPMGNAFTGLTPSQDFEKPNNFIIRPSSMNDMEDEPPF from the coding sequence ATGATCTTCGAGAACGATTCCACCAGTAATAAGCCGGGCACCGAACGCAGAAATCGCTTTAATACCCCTACACCATACGCCGGACTAGGCAAACTGCCGCCACAGGCAACTGACCTGGAAGAAGCAGTACTTGGTGCGCTTATGTTGGAGAAAGACGCTCTCTCCTCTGTTATTGATGTTTTAAAACCTGAGGTATTCTACAAAGACAATCACCAGAAAATATTTAACGCGATAAGGATCCTGTTTGAGAAAACCTCGCCTGTGGATATCCTTACAGTAACCGCGCAGCTTCGCCAACAGGGCGAGTTGGAGATGATCGGTGGTGCTTATTATATTACCGAGCTTACCAATCGCGTAGCATCAGCAGCTAATATTGAATATCACTCGCGTATCATTATCCAGAAGTTCATTCAGCGCGAATTGATCCGGATCTCTACCGAGGTAATTAATAGCGCCTACGAAGAAACCAGCGACGTACTGGACCTTTTAGATAAAGCAGAAAAAAACCTTTTTGAGATAGCACAAAGCAACCTCCGCCGCGACTCGCGTAAGATGGATGACCTGGTGCACGAGGCCTTAAAGGAGATTGAAGCACTTAAGGATAAAAAAGACGGCCTCACAGGTGTCGCATCCGGCTTTACTGAGCTTGACCGTATGACCTCAGGCTGGCAAAAATCCGACCTGGTAATTATTGCAGCTCGCCCTGCGATGGGTAAAACGGCGTTTGTGTTGAGCTGCGCGCGTAACGCAGCTGTAGACTTTGATAAACCGGTAGTAGTGTTCTCACTCGAGATGTCCTCGGTTCAATTGGTTAATCGTTTGATATCCGGCGAGACCGAAATTGAGCAGGAAAAAATTCGTAAGGGTACGCTGGAAGAATGGGAATGGCAGCAGATACACTCTAAAGTAGGCAGGCTTGAGCAAGCTCCGCTTATTATAGATGACACGCCATCGCTAAATATATTTGAATTTCGGGCCAAGTGCCGCCGTTTAAAGTCGCAGCATGATATACAGCTAATCATCATTGACTACTTGCAACTGATGCAGGGCAAGGCTGATGGTAAAGGCGGCGGTAACCGTGAGCAGGAAATTGGTAGTATCTCACGCGCGCTTAAAACGGTAGCGAAAGAGCTGAACGTGCCGGTAATTGCACTGTCGCAGTTGAGCCGTGCGGTAGAGAACAGGCCGGGCGGTTCTAAACGCCCGATGCTGTCCGACTTACGTGAATCCGGCTCTATTGAGCAGGACGCGGATATGGTGCTATTCCTTTACCGTCCGGAATACTACGGACTTGATGTTGATGAAGATAACAACCCTACTCAGGGTGTTGGTGAAGTAATTATAGCCAAGCACCGTAACGGTGAAACCGGCCGCGTACGCTTGAAATTCGTTGGTAAATACGTTAAGTTTACGGACTTGGAGACCAATATGGACGGGTTCCCTCCTATGGGTAACGCGTTTACAGGGTTGACTCCTTCGCAGGATTTTGAAAAGCCAAACAACTTTATCATTCGCCCGTCGAGCATGAATGATATGGAGGACGAACCTCCGTTTTAG
- the rlmB gene encoding 23S rRNA (guanosine(2251)-2'-O)-methyltransferase RlmB, with the protein MAFETRPPRESNQMVFGIRAIIEAILAGKEIESLYLQRGLGGGLLTELKQVMQQHQIIAQQVPVEKLNRLTQKNHQGAIAFISPIVYQKIENIIPEIFEKGEVPLILVLDGITDVRNMGAIARTAECSGVHAIVIPAKGSAQVNPDAIKTSAGALYKIPVCRHDNFMQTVRFLQESGLQLVCCTEKTNDYIYKPDYTAPTAIVMGSEEDGIRNEIIRIADHLAKIPMFGEIESLNVSVSTGVILYEAIRQRQQ; encoded by the coding sequence ATGGCATTTGAAACGAGGCCGCCACGCGAAAGCAACCAAATGGTTTTCGGCATTAGGGCGATTATAGAAGCGATACTGGCTGGCAAAGAGATAGAGTCGCTGTACTTGCAGCGTGGCTTAGGCGGCGGTTTGCTGACGGAGTTGAAGCAGGTAATGCAGCAGCACCAGATAATTGCACAGCAGGTGCCTGTTGAAAAACTGAACCGCCTCACCCAAAAGAACCACCAGGGCGCTATTGCTTTTATATCTCCTATAGTTTACCAAAAGATAGAAAACATCATTCCCGAGATCTTCGAAAAAGGAGAGGTGCCGTTGATACTGGTACTAGATGGAATTACCGATGTACGCAATATGGGAGCCATAGCCCGCACGGCGGAATGCTCGGGCGTACACGCGATTGTCATACCGGCAAAAGGATCGGCGCAGGTAAACCCGGACGCAATAAAAACATCAGCCGGGGCACTGTACAAAATACCTGTTTGCAGGCATGATAATTTCATGCAAACAGTGCGGTTTCTGCAAGAATCGGGCTTACAATTGGTGTGCTGTACCGAGAAAACCAATGATTATATATACAAACCGGATTATACAGCGCCTACCGCCATAGTTATGGGTTCCGAAGAGGATGGCATCCGTAACGAGATCATCCGCATAGCAGATCACCTGGCCAAGATCCCGATGTTCGGGGAAATAGAATCACTCAACGTTTCCGTTTCTACCGGTGTAATATTGTACGAGGCTATAAGGCAGAGGCAACAGTAG
- a CDS encoding mannose-1-phosphate guanylyltransferase, translated as MNKNYYAIIMAGGIGSRFWPISRTSHPKQFIDILGTGKTLIQQTYDRFLKVCPKENIYIVTNENYTGLVKTQLPDIADDQILTEPVMRNTAPCVAYGCFKIESINPDAAIVVAPSDHLILDEAAFVSAIEKSMQTAMSQNCLVTLGIKPSRPDTGYGYIQYTDQTVNEDFHKVKTFTEKPTVDIAKTFIQSGDFLWNAGIFVWSAKTIVAAFDSYLPEMHEIFAEARSVYNTEEEKEFVHKIYQRCINISIDYGIMEKASNVYVLPSEFGWSDLGTWASIYQLADKDYVGNAVIPSEKVIMYDSSNCMVNVPGEKLVILQGLHDYIVVESNNSLLICPRDQEQNIKQVVSDVKNKFGTKYI; from the coding sequence ATGAATAAGAACTACTATGCCATCATCATGGCAGGCGGTATCGGCAGCCGTTTTTGGCCGATAAGCAGAACTTCTCACCCGAAACAGTTTATTGACATTCTTGGCACAGGCAAAACGCTTATTCAGCAAACGTATGATCGCTTTTTGAAGGTATGCCCGAAAGAGAACATTTATATTGTCACTAATGAGAATTATACCGGGCTGGTAAAAACTCAGTTGCCAGACATTGCCGACGACCAGATACTTACAGAGCCGGTTATGCGCAACACAGCACCTTGCGTTGCTTACGGATGTTTCAAAATTGAAAGCATAAACCCTGATGCCGCTATTGTGGTAGCACCATCAGACCACCTGATATTAGATGAGGCGGCTTTTGTTAGCGCTATAGAAAAGTCTATGCAAACCGCCATGTCGCAAAATTGCCTGGTGACCCTTGGTATTAAGCCCTCAAGACCAGACACAGGCTATGGGTACATCCAATACACTGATCAAACAGTTAACGAGGATTTTCATAAGGTGAAAACCTTCACCGAAAAACCAACTGTTGATATTGCCAAAACCTTTATTCAGAGCGGCGACTTTTTGTGGAACGCTGGGATATTCGTGTGGTCGGCAAAAACTATAGTTGCGGCATTTGACAGCTACCTGCCTGAAATGCACGAGATATTTGCCGAAGCCCGTTCTGTATACAACACCGAGGAAGAAAAAGAATTCGTACACAAGATATACCAGCGTTGCATAAACATCTCTATAGACTACGGTATTATGGAGAAGGCCAGCAATGTTTACGTGCTGCCATCCGAATTTGGCTGGAGCGACCTTGGAACCTGGGCTTCTATTTACCAGTTGGCTGATAAAGATTATGTAGGTAACGCGGTTATCCCATCAGAAAAAGTAATTATGTACGATAGCAGCAACTGCATGGTTAACGTACCTGGCGAGAAACTAGTGATACTACAGGGATTGCATGATTACATCGTGGTAGAATCTAACAACTCACTATTGATTTGCCCGCGCGACCAGGAGCAGAACATCAAACAGGTGGTATCTGACGTGAAGAATAAATTCGGAACGAAGTACATTTAA
- the recQ gene encoding DNA helicase RecQ has protein sequence MEAKKSLFDNLQNFFGFDNFKGEQEAIITNILAGNDTFVIMPTGGGKSMCYQLPALMSEGTAIVISPLIALMKNQVDQLRAFGGSDSIAHFLNSSLTKADIIRVKDDVLSGKTKLLYVAPESLTKQENVDFLRLNQVSFVAVDEAHCISEWGHDFRPEYRKIRQVISNIGDDIPIIALTATATPKVQQDIQKNLQMNNATVYKSSFNRSNLFYEVRAKRNAIKEIVKFVKQNQGKSGIIYCLSRKKVEEVAEALNLNGVRALPYHAGLDPKVRADTQDKFLMEDVEVIVATIAFGMGIDKPDVRYVVHHDMPKSMEGYYQETGRAGRDGGEGVCVAFYSAKDIDKLQKFMKDKPVAEREIGTQILKEVIDYAESSVCRRKQLLHYFGENFNEAGCNNMCDNCCAPKMHFDGEEHLHRALSLIKHIGEKFDDCHIVNILMGKDDAQVKNYEHDKLDYFGSGIEAGENLWNSLLRQALLNNFIAKDIDHYGLLHLTKAGLNFLENPYSIRFILNREMGPTDEDEGEDGPKQGGGALDTALLQMLKDLRKKIAKQKGLPPFVIFQDPSLEEMCTHYPVNVDELKQIHGVGAGKAAKFGAPFIDLIKKYVEDNDIDRPVDMVIKSAANKSALKVFIIQNIDRHLDLEDIAASKGLTYEEILKEVETIVNSGTKLNLNYYIDEVIDEDKQEEVFDYFKTAEIDSIDDALVELGTDDYTREEVQLMRIKFMSEVGN, from the coding sequence ATTGAAGCTAAAAAATCGCTTTTTGATAACCTGCAGAACTTCTTTGGGTTTGATAATTTTAAGGGGGAGCAGGAAGCGATTATAACTAACATTTTAGCAGGTAACGACACATTTGTGATTATGCCCACAGGGGGTGGAAAATCCATGTGTTACCAGTTGCCGGCTCTAATGAGCGAAGGCACTGCGATAGTGATCTCTCCGCTGATCGCACTCATGAAAAATCAAGTCGATCAACTGCGTGCATTTGGCGGCTCTGACAGCATAGCACACTTTTTAAACTCATCACTTACCAAAGCCGACATCATACGCGTTAAGGACGATGTCCTGAGCGGCAAAACCAAACTACTTTACGTTGCACCGGAATCGCTTACCAAACAGGAGAATGTTGATTTTCTTCGCCTTAACCAGGTATCGTTTGTAGCGGTAGATGAAGCGCATTGTATATCTGAGTGGGGTCATGACTTTCGCCCGGAATACCGCAAGATACGCCAGGTGATCAGCAATATTGGCGACGATATTCCAATCATCGCCTTAACTGCAACCGCTACACCAAAAGTTCAGCAGGACATTCAGAAGAACCTGCAGATGAACAACGCTACAGTCTACAAATCATCCTTTAACAGGTCTAACCTGTTTTATGAAGTGAGGGCAAAGCGTAATGCTATTAAAGAGATCGTAAAGTTTGTAAAGCAGAATCAGGGTAAGTCTGGCATTATCTATTGCTTAAGCCGTAAAAAGGTAGAAGAAGTAGCTGAGGCGCTCAACCTGAATGGCGTAAGGGCATTACCGTATCATGCGGGGCTTGATCCCAAAGTGCGTGCCGATACACAAGACAAATTCCTTATGGAAGATGTTGAGGTTATCGTTGCGACCATAGCCTTCGGCATGGGCATTGATAAACCCGATGTTCGCTACGTAGTACACCATGATATGCCTAAAAGCATGGAGGGTTATTACCAGGAAACCGGTCGTGCCGGGCGAGATGGTGGTGAAGGTGTTTGCGTAGCTTTTTACTCTGCTAAAGATATAGACAAGCTACAGAAGTTCATGAAGGACAAGCCTGTAGCCGAACGTGAAATAGGTACACAGATACTTAAAGAGGTTATCGATTACGCTGAATCTTCTGTTTGCCGCCGTAAGCAGCTTTTGCATTATTTCGGTGAGAACTTTAACGAGGCAGGTTGCAATAATATGTGTGACAATTGCTGTGCACCAAAAATGCATTTTGATGGTGAGGAGCACCTGCACAGGGCGCTTAGTTTGATAAAGCACATTGGTGAGAAGTTTGACGATTGCCACATCGTGAACATACTGATGGGTAAGGATGATGCTCAGGTAAAAAATTACGAGCATGATAAATTAGATTACTTTGGATCGGGGATAGAAGCCGGTGAGAACCTGTGGAACTCTCTACTGCGCCAGGCGTTGCTTAACAACTTTATAGCTAAAGATATTGACCATTATGGTCTGCTTCATCTTACTAAAGCAGGTCTTAACTTCCTTGAGAATCCTTACAGCATTAGGTTTATACTGAACCGGGAAATGGGGCCTACTGATGAGGATGAGGGCGAGGATGGGCCTAAACAAGGCGGTGGGGCATTGGACACCGCTTTGCTGCAAATGCTAAAGGACCTGCGCAAGAAAATTGCAAAACAGAAGGGCCTTCCACCATTCGTTATATTCCAGGATCCATCTCTGGAGGAAATGTGCACACACTATCCTGTTAACGTTGATGAACTGAAACAGATACATGGTGTAGGCGCAGGTAAAGCAGCTAAGTTTGGCGCACCGTTCATTGACCTGATAAAGAAATATGTTGAGGATAACGATATTGACCGCCCTGTAGATATGGTGATCAAATCGGCAGCCAACAAATCGGCATTGAAGGTATTTATTATCCAGAATATAGATCGGCACCTCGATTTGGAAGACATTGCTGCTTCAAAGGGTTTAACTTACGAGGAGATACTTAAAGAGGTAGAAACCATTGTGAACTCGGGTACCAAGCTTAACCTTAATTATTATATAGACGAGGTTATAGACGAGGACAAGCAGGAGGAAGTTTTTGACTATTTTAAAACGGCAGAAATAGACTCAATTGACGATGCTTTGGTAGAACTGGGTACCGACGATTATACCCGTGAAGAAGTGCAACTAATGCGCATTAAATTTATGTCTGAAGTAGGCAATTAA
- a CDS encoding OmpA family protein: MRIPILLILVYLFVPTFVLAQQRQYTTTDKDAIKNFALANESIDEHLYDDAVTQLEKAISSDNKFIEAHFLLGDVLRMKRNNKGAVQHYQKVIDLNPEFNRSVYMKIGDSEINEGLYANAQQHLEKYITYPNLTPQNEAAARKLLRDCTFAIDALQHPVAFKPLNMGAEINTAADEYLPVATADESTLIFTRKINNNEDFYKSDKLPTGKWKNSAYLSNVINTPAYNEGAQSISQDGKYLFFTGCNRPDGQGRCDIYISQRKGDDWGKPFSLSAPLNTPGWEAQPSVSADGRTMYFVSNRKGGYGGYDIWKSQLTEKGWSNPENMGPNINTVYDEQSPFIHPDDSTFYFCSNGWPGMGGKDLFISRIGKDGKWGKPANLGYPINSSGDENGLTLTANGAYAFFSSNNLKGFGGYDIYTFELPVNLRPNVVTYVKGNVKDIKTKEPLEAVVEIIDLEKNLPVYQDYSSEDLGEFLATLASGKNYGLNISRQGYLFYSDNFSLIGHVTKSAFNINVLLSPIEVGNKVVLKNIFFDTNKFDLKMESKAELQKLIEFLTLNPTIKIEISGYTDDIGNDVANQSLSENRAKAVYSYLVGSNIAASRLLFKGYGKADPIVPNTSDDNRSRNRRTEFKIIGK, encoded by the coding sequence ATGCGCATTCCTATTCTCCTCATTTTAGTTTACCTGTTCGTCCCAACTTTCGTATTAGCCCAGCAACGGCAATACACTACTACTGATAAGGACGCCATAAAGAACTTTGCCCTTGCCAATGAAAGTATTGACGAACATCTGTATGACGATGCCGTAACTCAACTCGAAAAGGCAATATCATCAGACAACAAGTTTATTGAGGCGCATTTCTTATTAGGAGATGTACTTCGTATGAAAAGGAACAATAAAGGGGCCGTGCAGCATTACCAAAAAGTCATTGATCTTAACCCTGAGTTCAATCGATCTGTCTACATGAAAATTGGTGACTCAGAGATAAACGAGGGTTTGTACGCAAACGCTCAACAGCACCTGGAAAAGTACATTACCTACCCTAACCTGACTCCACAAAACGAGGCTGCAGCACGCAAGCTATTGCGCGATTGTACTTTCGCCATTGATGCATTGCAGCATCCGGTAGCGTTTAAACCGTTGAATATGGGCGCCGAGATAAATACTGCAGCGGATGAATACCTTCCTGTAGCTACCGCCGACGAGAGTACCCTGATATTTACCCGTAAAATAAACAATAACGAAGATTTTTATAAAAGCGACAAGCTGCCAACCGGAAAGTGGAAAAACTCTGCATACTTAAGTAATGTGATAAACACACCAGCATATAACGAAGGTGCACAATCGATATCGCAGGATGGAAAGTATCTGTTTTTTACCGGCTGTAACCGGCCCGATGGACAAGGCCGCTGCGATATTTACATTTCCCAACGCAAAGGTGATGACTGGGGGAAGCCATTCAGCCTCAGCGCGCCATTGAACACTCCTGGTTGGGAAGCACAACCATCGGTAAGTGCTGATGGGCGCACCATGTATTTTGTAAGTAACCGCAAGGGTGGTTATGGTGGATACGACATATGGAAATCGCAACTGACCGAAAAAGGCTGGAGCAACCCCGAAAATATGGGGCCAAACATCAACACTGTTTACGATGAGCAGTCGCCGTTCATCCATCCGGACGATAGCACTTTTTACTTTTGCAGCAATGGCTGGCCGGGTATGGGCGGCAAGGATCTTTTTATTAGCCGCATTGGTAAAGATGGTAAGTGGGGAAAACCCGCTAATCTTGGCTACCCTATAAACTCTAGTGGAGACGAGAATGGCCTTACCCTTACAGCCAACGGCGCTTATGCCTTCTTCTCCTCTAATAATCTGAAGGGTTTTGGCGGGTATGATATTTACACGTTTGAACTACCCGTAAACTTGCGCCCCAACGTTGTTACCTACGTGAAGGGTAACGTAAAAGACATAAAAACTAAAGAGCCATTGGAGGCGGTTGTTGAGATAATAGACTTGGAGAAAAACCTTCCTGTTTACCAGGATTACAGTTCTGAAGATTTGGGTGAGTTCCTGGCGACACTTGCATCCGGTAAAAATTACGGACTCAACATATCCCGCCAGGGTTATTTATTTTATTCGGATAATTTTTCGCTGATTGGACATGTCACCAAGAGCGCGTTCAACATTAATGTGCTGCTCTCTCCGATTGAAGTCGGCAATAAGGTTGTGCTTAAAAACATCTTCTTCGATACAAACAAATTCGATTTGAAGATGGAATCGAAAGCGGAGTTACAGAAGCTTATTGAATTTTTAACGCTGAACCCAACTATCAAAATTGAGATTTCGGGCTATACTGACGATATCGGTAATGATGTGGCTAATCAGTCACTATCTGAAAACCGCGCGAAAGCTGTTTACAGCTACCTTGTTGGCAGCAACATCGCGGCAAGTCGGCTACTGTTTAAGGGCTATGGTAAAGCTGATCCTATTGTACCCAACACATCGGACGATAACCGCAGCAGGAACAGGCGAACCGAGTTTAAAATCATTGGTAAATAG
- a CDS encoding 7-carboxy-7-deazaguanine synthase QueE → MAHQVPEDGTLLPLMEEFYTIQGEGYNTGKAAYFIRLGGCDVGCHWCDVKESWDAELHALTHADLIVANAAMHPAKAVVITGGEPLIYNLDYLTAKLHDAGIRTFIETSGAYPISGEWDWICLSPKKFKAPTQSVADVANELKVIVFNKSDFAFAEHHAKLVGPGCKLYLQPEWSKHLEMTPLIVDYVKANPQWEISLQTHKYLNIP, encoded by the coding sequence ATGGCACACCAGGTTCCGGAAGATGGCACGCTGCTTCCTTTAATGGAAGAGTTTTATACGATACAGGGAGAAGGATATAATACCGGCAAAGCAGCCTACTTTATCCGCCTTGGCGGCTGCGATGTGGGCTGCCACTGGTGCGATGTTAAAGAAAGCTGGGACGCCGAGCTGCACGCCCTCACCCATGCGGACCTAATTGTGGCCAATGCTGCTATGCACCCGGCAAAAGCAGTGGTAATTACTGGCGGCGAACCGCTGATTTACAATCTTGACTACCTCACTGCTAAATTACATGATGCCGGTATCCGCACGTTTATAGAAACATCAGGCGCCTATCCAATTAGCGGTGAGTGGGATTGGATCTGCCTTTCTCCCAAGAAATTCAAAGCACCCACACAAAGCGTTGCAGATGTTGCGAATGAATTGAAAGTGATTGTGTTTAACAAGTCGGATTTTGCCTTTGCAGAACACCACGCTAAATTGGTTGGGCCTGGTTGTAAACTTTACCTGCAGCCCGAGTGGAGCAAGCATCTTGAAATGACCCCGCTTATTGTTGATTACGTTAAAGCAAACCCCCAGTGGGAAATATCCCTCCAAACGCATAAGTATTTAAATATCCCTTAA
- a CDS encoding Rieske (2Fe-2S) protein → MKWVAIDEPVPTGEAFIKKVKAGGKSICLVGYEGEVYALGSSCPHAGFDLSKGWCKEGKLICPIHRFGYDLHTGKGNPGQNDYIEHYPIKVKDNVLYVGMEYFWDKLKQAFR, encoded by the coding sequence ATGAAGTGGGTTGCTATAGATGAACCGGTACCAACGGGTGAAGCGTTTATAAAAAAAGTAAAGGCCGGCGGCAAGAGTATCTGCCTGGTAGGCTACGAAGGGGAGGTGTATGCGCTGGGTAGCTCGTGCCCGCACGCGGGCTTTGACCTGAGTAAAGGATGGTGTAAAGAAGGTAAACTTATTTGCCCTATACACCGCTTTGGTTATGACCTGCATACCGGCAAAGGCAACCCCGGTCAAAACGACTACATAGAGCATTATCCTATTAAAGTGAAAGATAATGTGCTATATGTCGGTATGGAGTATTTTTGGGATAAGCTAAAGCAGGCGTTTAGATAA
- a CDS encoding bifunctional 5,10-methylenetetrahydrofolate dehydrogenase/5,10-methenyltetrahydrofolate cyclohydrolase, whose protein sequence is MQLLDGKYVSEKLKVEIAEEAAKILERTGRKPHLVAVLVGHDGGSETYVASKMKNCEKVGFKSSLVRYEDTVTEEELLAKVAELNADEDIDGIIVQLPLPKHIDPEKVTERIDHRKDVDGFHPVNLGRMQRNSPSFIPATPYGITLMLKEYGIETAGKHCVVVGRSNIVGSPMSILMARNTRPGNCTVTICHSRTPDIKKFTQDADILIVAIGKKNFITADMVKDGVVVVDVGMNRETSTVTKSGYKLYGDVDFDAVAPKASWITPVPGGVGLMTIVGLLKNTLASANKEVYS, encoded by the coding sequence ATGCAGTTATTAGACGGAAAATACGTATCAGAAAAACTCAAGGTTGAAATTGCTGAAGAAGCAGCTAAAATACTGGAGCGCACCGGCCGCAAGCCGCACCTGGTTGCGGTGCTTGTAGGCCATGACGGTGGCAGCGAAACTTACGTGGCCAGCAAGATGAAGAACTGCGAAAAAGTAGGGTTTAAATCTTCCTTGGTTAGGTACGAAGATACCGTTACCGAAGAAGAGCTTTTGGCCAAAGTGGCTGAACTAAATGCCGACGAGGACATTGACGGCATTATTGTACAGCTGCCGTTGCCAAAGCACATCGATCCGGAAAAAGTTACCGAACGAATAGACCACCGTAAGGACGTGGATGGTTTCCACCCGGTAAACCTTGGTCGTATGCAGCGTAACTCACCTTCCTTTATCCCGGCTACACCTTACGGCATAACATTGATGCTTAAAGAATACGGAATTGAAACCGCAGGTAAGCATTGTGTAGTTGTCGGCCGTAGTAACATAGTAGGCTCTCCTATGAGCATACTGATGGCGCGTAACACGCGGCCCGGCAACTGTACCGTAACCATATGTCATAGCCGCACACCTGATATTAAGAAATTCACCCAAGATGCAGATATCCTGATCGTTGCTATAGGTAAAAAGAATTTTATTACTGCCGATATGGTTAAGGACGGTGTAGTGGTAGTGGATGTGGGCATGAACCGTGAAACTTCAACTGTGACTAAATCTGGTTACAAGTTGTATGGCGATGTAGACTTTGACGCTGTTGCACCAAAAGCTTCCTGGATTACACCGGTACCGGGCGGTGTTGGGCTAATGACGATAGTAGGTTTGTTAAAGAATACCCTTGCGTCAGCAAATAAAGAGGTTTACAGCTAA